Proteins encoded in a region of the Nonomuraea helvata genome:
- a CDS encoding Glu/Leu/Phe/Val dehydrogenase dimerization domain-containing protein, with protein sequence MKIVELTSVDGYVAFDLDCPLSAGGTRLAPDVTRREAELLARAMTYKFAVLGERIGGAKAVLRATAEERAETVARYCREITPLVTSGVFLTSSDLGTRTQDFATLPDYRTDSVMHQEADGELVDTVVTGLGVVAAADAALGGLAGRTLAVEGFGKVGSAVVREAARRQARVVALSTVHGCVVDEAGLDVATLLELRAEHGDACVTRLGLPVLPAESLYEAVADVLVPGARTGTLNAGRAATVHARVVAPAANVPYTPAGLHTLRERGVVPLADFVCGAGATIGYLADLAGRAADAASMRLLVDEGISRLTAAALEHPGGPYAGSCAAADEFLAGWCDPAGLPEGPPLAPEPAR encoded by the coding sequence ATGAAGATCGTGGAACTGACCTCCGTCGACGGGTACGTCGCCTTCGATCTGGACTGCCCGTTGAGCGCGGGAGGAACCCGCCTCGCCCCGGATGTCACCCGCCGTGAGGCCGAGCTGCTGGCGCGGGCGATGACCTACAAGTTCGCCGTGCTCGGAGAGCGGATCGGCGGGGCCAAGGCCGTGCTACGGGCCACGGCGGAGGAACGGGCCGAGACGGTGGCACGGTACTGCCGGGAGATCACCCCGCTGGTCACGAGCGGCGTCTTCCTCACCTCCTCCGACCTGGGCACCAGGACGCAGGACTTCGCCACGCTGCCCGACTACCGGACGGACTCGGTCATGCATCAGGAAGCCGACGGCGAGCTGGTGGACACGGTGGTGACCGGTCTGGGCGTGGTCGCCGCCGCCGACGCCGCGCTGGGCGGCCTGGCCGGGCGGACGCTGGCCGTCGAGGGGTTCGGCAAGGTGGGCAGCGCCGTGGTGCGGGAGGCGGCGCGCAGGCAGGCGCGCGTCGTCGCCCTGTCCACCGTGCACGGCTGCGTGGTGGACGAGGCGGGGCTGGACGTGGCCACGCTGCTGGAGCTGCGCGCCGAGCACGGGGACGCCTGCGTCACCCGGCTCGGGCTGCCCGTGCTCCCGGCCGAGTCCCTGTACGAGGCGGTCGCGGACGTTCTGGTGCCGGGCGCCAGAACCGGGACGCTGAACGCCGGACGCGCCGCCACGGTGCATGCCCGCGTGGTCGCTCCGGCGGCCAACGTCCCCTACACCCCGGCCGGGCTCCATACGCTGCGGGAACGGGGCGTCGTGCCGCTGGCGGACTTCGTCTGCGGCGCCGGCGCCACCATCGGATACCTCGCCGATCTGGCCGGGCGGGCGGCCGACGCCGCGTCGATGCGGCTCCTGGTCGATGAGGGGATCAGCCGGCTGACGGCCGCGGCGCTGGAGCATCCCGGCGGCCCGTACGCCGGTTCCTGCGCCGCGGCGGACGAGTTCCTGGCCGGCTGGTGCGACCCCGCCGGCCTCCCTGAGGGTCCGCCGCTGGCCCCCGAGCCTGCCCGATGA
- a CDS encoding SigE family RNA polymerase sigma factor has product MEEDSRFESFVADRVDALLRYGYVLSGNAHDAADLTQEALIRLHRAWPRVQRKENPEAYTRTIMARLHMSAWRRRRREHLIWDLPDGDHYDPLPSDVEQRLWRALDGLPRKQRAVLVLRYYEDLPDEEIAKVLGISRGTVRSHASLGLSRLRSTLPEFAAAEEGQS; this is encoded by the coding sequence TTGGAGGAAGACTCCCGCTTCGAGAGCTTCGTCGCGGATCGAGTCGATGCCTTGCTGCGCTACGGCTACGTGCTCAGCGGCAACGCGCATGATGCGGCCGACCTCACCCAGGAAGCGCTGATCCGATTGCATCGTGCCTGGCCACGCGTACAGCGGAAGGAGAATCCCGAAGCGTACACCCGTACGATCATGGCCAGGCTGCACATGAGCGCCTGGCGGCGGCGTCGGCGGGAGCACCTGATCTGGGACCTGCCGGACGGCGACCACTACGACCCGCTGCCCTCCGACGTGGAGCAACGGCTGTGGCGGGCGCTCGACGGGCTGCCGCGCAAGCAGCGCGCCGTGCTCGTCCTGCGGTACTACGAGGACCTGCCGGACGAGGAGATCGCCAAGGTGCTCGGCATCTCACGCGGAACCGTACGCAGCCACGCCTCTCTGGGCCTGAGCAGGCTCCGCTCGACTCTTCCTGAATTCGCGGCCGCCGAGGAGGGCCAGTCATGA
- a CDS encoding N-acyl homoserine lactonase family protein, with the protein MNDFRVYAIRYAERDARRGEHFHGYESRGERPHPTSYYVWLAVNDEHTVVIDTGIGPQRAALVKGLDYRRSPVDAVAALGVPADAVGHVVLTHLHYDHTGTAHEFGSARYVVQQAELDYWSGPWAERITRERWLLNDDDLAHLVRARKEGRASVVDGDAFVVPGLSVHLVGGHTAGMQVVRVRTARGHVVLASDASHFYENIEDDRPFPILHSMPGMYGAFDRIRELADGPELVVAGHDPLVLERFPLLEPDVAVIGP; encoded by the coding sequence TTGAACGACTTCCGCGTCTACGCCATCCGCTACGCCGAGCGCGACGCCAGGCGCGGCGAGCACTTCCACGGCTACGAATCGCGCGGCGAGCGGCCCCATCCGACCTCGTACTATGTCTGGCTCGCGGTCAACGACGAACACACCGTCGTGATCGACACCGGCATCGGCCCTCAGCGTGCCGCCCTCGTGAAAGGGCTGGACTACCGCCGCTCGCCCGTGGACGCCGTGGCCGCGCTCGGGGTGCCCGCCGACGCGGTCGGGCACGTGGTGCTGACCCACCTGCACTACGACCACACCGGCACGGCCCACGAGTTCGGCTCCGCCCGGTACGTCGTGCAGCAGGCGGAGCTCGACTACTGGAGCGGCCCGTGGGCCGAGCGCATCACGCGGGAGCGCTGGCTGCTGAACGACGACGACCTCGCCCATCTGGTCCGGGCACGCAAGGAGGGCCGCGCGTCGGTCGTCGACGGCGACGCCTTCGTCGTACCGGGACTGAGCGTCCACCTGGTGGGCGGCCACACCGCCGGCATGCAGGTGGTCCGCGTCCGGACCGCGCGCGGCCACGTGGTGCTGGCCTCGGACGCGAGCCACTTCTACGAGAATATCGAGGACGACCGCCCGTTCCCGATCCTGCACAGCATGCCCGGCATGTACGGCGCCTTCGACCGGATCAGGGAGCTGGCCGACGGCCCGGAGCTCGTGGTCGCCGGCCACGATCCGCTGGTCCTGGAGCGGTTCCCGCTGCTGGAGCCCGACGTGGCGGTGATCGGCCCATGA
- a CDS encoding DUF4262 domain-containing protein — protein MPADLTACHCVLCDDPGDLDRRTQLTIEKVQEYGWQVVMIPQDELGPGWAFTIGLWHHHRAPELAMFGLDVHDMQACLNALGEKVVAGLVLEDDQEWRDIIEGYPVALKAVDHRWYEAFFGTAIGFYRRPPFPFLQVVWPAPDGTFPWQSDGDDRYSEHQPHLWSSPDEHPPGVWTQDL, from the coding sequence ATGCCTGCCGACCTCACCGCATGCCACTGTGTCCTCTGCGACGACCCTGGTGATCTGGACCGCCGTACTCAGCTGACGATCGAGAAGGTTCAGGAGTACGGCTGGCAGGTCGTGATGATCCCCCAAGACGAGCTCGGACCCGGTTGGGCCTTCACCATCGGGCTGTGGCACCACCATCGCGCCCCGGAGCTGGCCATGTTCGGCCTGGACGTCCACGACATGCAGGCCTGCCTCAACGCCCTCGGCGAGAAGGTGGTCGCCGGCCTGGTGCTGGAGGACGATCAGGAGTGGCGCGACATCATCGAAGGGTACCCCGTCGCGCTCAAGGCAGTCGACCATCGGTGGTACGAAGCCTTCTTCGGTACGGCGATCGGGTTCTACCGGCGGCCACCTTTCCCGTTCCTGCAGGTCGTCTGGCCTGCCCCGGACGGCACCTTCCCGTGGCAATCGGACGGCGACGATCGCTACAGCGAGCACCAGCCGCACCTGTGGTCGAGCCCCGACGAACACCCGCCCGGCGTATGGACCCAAGACCTGTGA
- a CDS encoding TetR/AcrR family transcriptional regulator, with product MTSQPAAPERQRDADRTKAEILEVAQQEFARHGYAGARVDEIAARMRTTKRMIYYYFGSKERLYIAVLEKAYAEVREMERTIEVEHLAPVEAIRTLAELTFDHHDLHRDFIKLVAIENIHQAEHIRKSEALAGLGTPVLDLISLILDAGQDSGDFVTEADAIDVHMLISSFCFFRVANQHTFGALFGRDMAAPEHRDRLRRMVGDAVVAYLRGAGAAR from the coding sequence ATGACCTCACAACCCGCAGCCCCCGAGCGCCAGCGGGACGCCGACCGCACCAAGGCGGAGATCCTCGAGGTCGCCCAGCAGGAGTTCGCGCGCCACGGCTACGCGGGGGCGCGGGTCGACGAGATCGCCGCCCGGATGCGCACCACCAAGCGCATGATCTACTACTACTTCGGCAGCAAGGAACGCCTCTACATCGCGGTCCTCGAGAAGGCCTACGCCGAGGTCCGCGAGATGGAGCGGACGATCGAGGTGGAGCACCTCGCGCCGGTCGAGGCCATCCGCACCCTGGCCGAGCTCACCTTCGACCACCACGACCTGCACCGCGACTTCATCAAGCTGGTCGCCATCGAGAACATCCACCAGGCCGAGCACATCCGCAAGTCCGAGGCCCTCGCCGGCCTCGGCACGCCGGTGCTCGACCTCATCTCGCTCATCCTGGACGCGGGGCAGGACTCCGGCGACTTCGTGACCGAGGCCGACGCGATCGACGTGCACATGCTGATCAGCTCGTTCTGCTTCTTCCGGGTGGCCAACCAGCACACGTTCGGCGCGCTGTTCGGGCGCGACATGGCCGCGCCCGAGCACCGCGACCGGCTCCGCCGGATGGTGGGGGACGCGGTCGTGGCCTACCTGCGCGGCGCGGGCGCCGCTCGCTGA
- a CDS encoding MFS transporter, whose translation MTVQGKPRKAAVAAWIGSALEYYDFFIYGTAAALVFSKIFFPSSSPATGTLLALATFGVGYLARPVGAFVLGHVGDKFGRKKVLVATLVMMGASTFLVGCLPTYHDMGLLAPVLLVVLRLMQGFSVSGEQAGANSMTLEHAPANRRAYYTSFTLNGTQAGQIIATAIFLPIAALPEEQLLSWGWRVPFWLSIVVAAVGLVIRRTLEETPAFEQEVATNTVARMPLAVLFREQWRDVLRVVVAAVIASVSTIFTVHALSYAVNTMGLERGPMLWVGVLANVAALISIPLWGSLSDRIGRKPVFVGGSLGCAVLMFAYLWSISIGNYALIFIVGILMFGVVHSATSGVWPSFYGEMFTTRVRLSGMAIGTQIGFAIAGFAPTVATALAGTGPESWLGVSLITAALCLVNVAAVATARETYRVPTEELGLDRRLAV comes from the coding sequence GTGACGGTGCAGGGCAAACCTCGCAAAGCGGCCGTGGCCGCCTGGATCGGCAGCGCGCTGGAGTACTACGACTTCTTCATCTACGGCACCGCCGCCGCCCTGGTCTTCAGCAAGATCTTCTTCCCGTCCAGCTCGCCCGCCACGGGAACGCTCCTGGCCCTGGCCACCTTCGGCGTCGGCTACCTGGCCAGGCCGGTCGGCGCCTTCGTCCTCGGCCACGTGGGCGACAAGTTCGGCCGCAAGAAGGTCCTCGTCGCCACGCTGGTGATGATGGGCGCCTCGACGTTCCTGGTGGGCTGCCTGCCCACGTACCACGACATGGGCCTCCTCGCGCCCGTCCTGCTGGTCGTGCTGCGGCTGATGCAGGGCTTCTCGGTGTCCGGCGAGCAGGCGGGCGCCAACTCCATGACCCTGGAGCACGCCCCCGCGAACCGCCGGGCCTACTACACCAGCTTCACCCTCAACGGCACCCAGGCCGGGCAGATCATCGCCACCGCCATCTTCCTGCCGATCGCCGCGCTGCCCGAGGAGCAGCTGCTGAGCTGGGGCTGGCGGGTGCCGTTCTGGCTGAGCATCGTGGTGGCCGCGGTCGGGCTGGTCATCCGGCGCACGCTGGAGGAGACGCCCGCCTTCGAGCAGGAGGTCGCCACCAACACCGTGGCGCGGATGCCGCTGGCGGTGCTCTTCCGCGAGCAGTGGCGCGACGTGCTGCGGGTGGTCGTGGCGGCCGTCATCGCCTCAGTGAGCACGATCTTCACCGTCCACGCCCTGTCGTACGCCGTCAACACCATGGGGTTGGAACGCGGCCCGATGCTCTGGGTGGGCGTGCTGGCCAACGTCGCCGCACTGATCTCGATCCCGCTCTGGGGCTCGCTGTCGGACCGGATCGGCCGCAAGCCCGTCTTCGTCGGCGGCTCGCTCGGCTGCGCGGTGCTGATGTTCGCCTACCTCTGGTCGATCTCCATCGGCAACTACGCGCTGATCTTCATCGTGGGGATCCTGATGTTCGGCGTCGTGCACAGCGCCACCAGCGGCGTCTGGCCGTCCTTCTACGGCGAGATGTTCACCACCCGGGTCCGGCTGTCGGGCATGGCGATCGGCACCCAGATCGGCTTCGCCATCGCCGGCTTCGCGCCGACCGTGGCCACGGCGCTGGCGGGCACCGGCCCGGAGAGCTGGCTCGGCGTCTCGCTCATCACAGCCGCGCTGTGCCTGGTCAACGTGGCGGCCGTGGCGACGGCCCGGGAGACCTACCGGGTCCCGACCGAGGAACTCGGTCTTGATCGCAGGCTGGCGGTTTGA
- a CDS encoding alpha/beta hydrolase, producing the protein MATTAFLPLAGHASTEFWDMTTGCLGRPIPPTNPQRPLDVGGVPPVLVVGNTHGPATLLRWARSLASHIRGPCATGRIDDYLVSGALPPAGTVCR; encoded by the coding sequence TTGGCGACCACGGCGTTCCTGCCGCTGGCGGGACACGCGAGCACGGAGTTCTGGGACATGACGACCGGCTGCCTGGGCCGGCCGATCCCGCCGACCAACCCGCAGCGCCCCCTGGACGTCGGCGGCGTCCCGCCGGTGCTGGTGGTCGGCAACACCCACGGCCCCGCCACTCTCCTGCGCTGGGCCCGCAGCCTGGCATCCCACATCCGAGGCCCCTGTGCGACCGGCCGTATCGACGACTATCTGGTCTCCGGCGCCCTTCCCCCGGCCGGAACCGTCTGTCGATAG
- a CDS encoding MarR family transcriptional regulator, with the protein MSQGAEYRRGRHVVSATHLRLVFVTTFRRNVFDEEMLCQQETIKLGRLAAALGAVPSSASRLCDRLEAAGLVRRSHCEEDKRELTLSLTPSGRSLVEELQQRRRADLARVLSEMPPAGRIALLRGLQAFAGAADSIMERQAEEPEDDWTRIAARLLA; encoded by the coding sequence ATGAGTCAGGGGGCGGAATACCGGCGCGGCAGACATGTGGTCTCCGCGACGCATCTCCGTCTGGTCTTCGTCACCACATTCCGCAGAAACGTCTTCGATGAAGAGATGCTGTGCCAGCAGGAGACCATCAAGCTGGGCAGGCTGGCCGCCGCCCTGGGCGCGGTCCCCTCGTCCGCCAGCCGCCTCTGCGACCGCCTGGAGGCGGCCGGGCTGGTCAGGCGCTCGCACTGCGAGGAGGACAAGCGCGAGCTGACGCTCTCGCTCACGCCCTCGGGCCGCTCCCTGGTCGAGGAGCTGCAGCAGCGCAGGCGCGCGGACCTCGCGCGCGTGCTGAGCGAGATGCCGCCGGCCGGGCGCATCGCGCTGCTGCGCGGCCTGCAGGCCTTCGCCGGGGCCGCCGACAGCATCATGGAACGCCAGGCCGAGGAGCCCGAGGACGACTGGACGCGCATCGCCGCGCGCCTCCTCGCCTGA
- a CDS encoding GNAT family N-acetyltransferase: MKVRLRTPEDMDACVEALAQVHAADRYPVDWPDDPRGWLTPADLTSAWIATEAGAVLGHVGITRDAEIVRLFVTPAARGRSLAAHLLDSVRAAVRGPLKLEVSSEGKAAIALYERSGWRRVGSSRAKWINAAGEPALLHHYVNP, translated from the coding sequence ATGAAGGTCCGCCTCAGAACCCCCGAGGACATGGACGCCTGCGTCGAGGCGCTCGCCCAGGTCCATGCCGCCGACCGCTATCCCGTGGACTGGCCGGACGATCCTCGAGGCTGGCTGACCCCCGCCGATCTGACGTCAGCCTGGATAGCGACCGAGGCAGGCGCCGTGCTCGGCCACGTGGGCATCACCCGGGACGCGGAGATCGTCCGCCTGTTCGTGACTCCGGCAGCACGCGGGCGCAGTCTGGCCGCTCACCTGCTCGACTCCGTTCGCGCCGCTGTGCGCGGGCCGCTGAAGCTGGAGGTCTCCTCCGAGGGCAAGGCGGCCATCGCGCTCTACGAGCGATCCGGCTGGCGCAGGGTCGGCAGCAGCCGCGCCAAGTGGATCAACGCAGCCGGCGAGCCCGCTCTGCTGCACCATTACGTGAATCCGTAG
- a CDS encoding erythromycin esterase family protein: MNPKIYGGALALGLALTAATTSTAVADTGDAAVVAALNSAAKPLASTSPAAGLRDLDAFGAMVAGAQVVGVGEATHSTAEFYTLNHRLFRSLVTEKGFTTFARELSWSTGVRLNDYVLNGKGDPREIMHDEVKGPYDLFDNREFLDLLTWMRSYNAAHGKKVQFMGADLLYPGDVLFDKVLAYVKEHHADLLPEFTKLYEGLRPTTPNAGEYMGIALSQPLDKRQDNARRATEALKLLQKQTAGDTGEYRWAVQHARALSQTFTDFAFDQATAEGRKQAQVYRDTALADNLVWWNRTTGHKIQMSGLNAHISYTPIDTMFVPAPMGGVLRERLGRRFVTVGTSFDQGGYNFLIDKGECPAGAGPAERPLTCKGSVPAAGDDYNEYVLDQVRYSDLILDTRTAPAAARTWLAQSRPTRLIGGGFWSPEQATKVAIGKSFDVLIHLHKVKAATLLP, from the coding sequence GTGAACCCCAAGATCTACGGCGGCGCTCTGGCGCTCGGCCTGGCCTTGACCGCCGCGACCACCTCCACCGCGGTCGCCGACACCGGCGACGCGGCAGTCGTGGCCGCGCTCAACAGCGCGGCCAAGCCTCTCGCCTCCACCTCGCCCGCGGCCGGCCTCCGCGACCTGGACGCGTTCGGCGCGATGGTCGCAGGGGCGCAGGTGGTCGGCGTGGGCGAGGCCACGCACAGCACCGCGGAGTTCTACACCCTCAACCACCGGCTGTTCCGCTCCCTGGTGACCGAGAAGGGCTTCACCACGTTCGCCCGGGAGCTCAGCTGGAGCACCGGTGTGCGGCTGAACGACTACGTCCTCAACGGCAAGGGCGACCCGCGCGAGATCATGCACGACGAGGTCAAGGGCCCGTACGACCTGTTCGACAACCGCGAGTTCCTCGACCTGCTCACGTGGATGCGCTCCTACAACGCCGCCCACGGCAAGAAGGTCCAGTTCATGGGCGCCGACCTGCTCTACCCGGGCGACGTCCTGTTCGACAAGGTCCTCGCCTACGTCAAGGAGCACCACGCCGATCTGCTGCCGGAGTTCACCAAGCTGTACGAGGGGCTGCGGCCCACCACCCCGAACGCCGGGGAGTACATGGGCATCGCGCTGTCCCAGCCGCTGGACAAGCGCCAGGACAACGCCCGGCGTGCCACCGAGGCCCTGAAACTGCTCCAGAAGCAGACCGCCGGGGACACCGGGGAGTACCGGTGGGCCGTGCAGCACGCCAGGGCCCTGTCGCAGACCTTCACCGACTTCGCCTTCGACCAGGCCACCGCCGAGGGACGCAAGCAGGCGCAGGTCTACCGCGACACCGCGCTGGCCGACAACCTCGTCTGGTGGAACCGGACGACCGGCCACAAGATCCAGATGTCCGGCCTGAACGCGCACATCAGCTACACGCCGATCGACACCATGTTCGTGCCCGCTCCCATGGGCGGCGTCCTGCGTGAACGCCTCGGCCGCCGCTTCGTCACCGTCGGCACCAGCTTCGACCAGGGCGGCTACAACTTCCTGATCGACAAGGGTGAGTGCCCGGCCGGGGCCGGCCCGGCCGAGCGGCCCCTGACCTGCAAGGGCTCCGTGCCGGCCGCCGGCGACGACTACAACGAGTACGTCCTGGACCAGGTCCGCTACAGCGACTTAATCCTCGACACCCGCACCGCGCCCGCGGCGGCCCGGACCTGGCTCGCGCAGAGCCGCCCCACCCGCCTGATCGGCGGCGGCTTCTGGTCACCCGAGCAGGCGACGAAGGTCGCCATCGGCAAGTCCTTCGACGTGCTGATCCACCTGCACAAGGTGAAGGCCGCCACGCTCCTGCCGTAG
- a CDS encoding DUF998 domain-containing protein codes for MTVTPSATVPRSSVVTARLSSAAILAYQILLLAAIFIKPEVDPTHKPVSEYAIGHHGWVMVLAFLMAALSYGCLLVAVRPLVRGWSGRIGLVILAACVIGTIGVGVFVADPVDTPLSHLTTRGTVHAVSGLAALVLLPFAALLITRDLARTVTGAASVLRWTAWLPLSGLVLHWLVSFVVPPEGWPPRFLFLTYAVWILVLNTQILSTRLRVLRLPA; via the coding sequence ATGACCGTCACCCCCTCCGCCACCGTGCCGCGGTCCTCCGTGGTGACAGCCAGACTGTCGAGTGCGGCCATCCTCGCGTACCAGATACTGCTGCTGGCGGCGATTTTCATCAAGCCGGAGGTCGACCCGACCCACAAGCCCGTGAGCGAGTACGCGATCGGGCATCACGGCTGGGTGATGGTGCTGGCGTTCCTCATGGCGGCGTTGAGCTACGGCTGCCTCCTTGTCGCGGTCCGGCCGCTGGTGAGAGGCTGGTCAGGCCGGATCGGGCTCGTCATCCTCGCCGCGTGCGTGATCGGCACGATCGGGGTTGGGGTGTTCGTGGCCGATCCGGTGGACACGCCGCTGTCCCACCTGACGACGCGCGGCACCGTGCACGCCGTCTCCGGGCTCGCCGCACTTGTCCTCCTGCCGTTCGCGGCACTGCTCATCACCCGCGATCTGGCCCGCACGGTCACCGGGGCGGCATCCGTCCTGCGGTGGACGGCCTGGCTCCCGCTGTCCGGGCTGGTGCTGCACTGGCTGGTGTCCTTCGTCGTACCGCCGGAGGGTTGGCCACCACGCTTCCTGTTCTTGACGTACGCCGTCTGGATCCTCGTACTGAACACCCAGATCCTCTCGACGCGGCTCAGAGTCTTACGCTTGCCCGCATGA
- a CDS encoding DMT family transporter, with amino-acid sequence MASRLTETLQSSTGWLDGYPAVAVAIGALCVSASSVLIDLARTTPGTASFYRCVLALPFLVPMALAERRREGVPARGQHVVAAVAGALFAGDMLLWTQAIAEVGAGLSTVLVNVQVILVPRLALMIDREKVTRRFVLILPVVVAGVVLTGGLFGGSQGSDPLWGTIHAVLAAVCYSGFLFLLRRSGHEGRAVQSYLEVTVWAAIVSLAAGVAWQGVEWAPGWATVGWLAGVALFGQVLGWLLVAVWSPRLPSYLGAILLLLTPVGSVALGALVLGERPTVPQLAGCALILAGACVAGIRAPATNQTDDADSGSG; translated from the coding sequence GTGGCTTCTCGTCTGACGGAGACTCTGCAGTCCTCGACGGGATGGTTGGACGGGTATCCGGCGGTGGCCGTGGCCATCGGGGCGCTGTGCGTGTCGGCGTCGTCGGTGCTGATCGACCTGGCTCGGACCACCCCCGGGACGGCGTCGTTCTATCGGTGCGTGCTGGCGCTGCCGTTCCTGGTGCCGATGGCGCTCGCGGAGCGCCGCCGTGAGGGCGTTCCCGCGCGCGGGCAGCACGTCGTGGCGGCGGTGGCCGGGGCGTTGTTCGCCGGGGACATGCTCCTGTGGACCCAGGCGATCGCCGAGGTCGGCGCGGGCCTGTCGACAGTGCTGGTCAACGTGCAGGTCATCCTCGTGCCGCGGCTGGCGCTGATGATCGACCGGGAGAAGGTGACCCGCCGGTTCGTGCTGATCCTGCCCGTGGTCGTGGCGGGGGTGGTGCTGACGGGTGGGTTGTTCGGCGGCTCCCAAGGCAGCGATCCGCTGTGGGGCACGATTCACGCGGTGCTGGCCGCCGTGTGCTACTCGGGCTTCCTCTTCCTGCTGCGGCGCAGCGGGCATGAGGGGCGGGCGGTCCAGTCCTATCTGGAGGTGACCGTCTGGGCGGCGATCGTCTCGCTGGCGGCGGGGGTGGCGTGGCAGGGGGTCGAATGGGCTCCCGGGTGGGCCACGGTGGGATGGCTGGCCGGGGTGGCCCTGTTCGGGCAGGTGCTGGGATGGCTGCTGGTGGCGGTCTGGTCGCCGCGGCTGCCCAGCTACCTGGGGGCGATCCTGCTCCTGCTCACGCCGGTCGGATCTGTGGCGCTGGGCGCGTTGGTGCTGGGAGAGAGGCCTACCGTGCCGCAGCTGGCCGGTTGCGCGCTCATCCTGGCGGGTGCGTGCGTGGCCGGCATCCGCGCACCGGCGACGAACCAGACGGACGACGCGGACTCGGGGTCGGGGTGA
- a CDS encoding LysR family transcriptional regulator, with protein MELREIEIFLTLADELHFGRTAERLRLTPARVTQAIKKQERQIGALLFERTSRTVRLTPIGEQLRNDLWPLYAGLHDSVQRAKIAAQGKTAQLRIGLIPANGHDLRPYWAAFRTHHPHCDLQLRHNPFVDPFGRLRRGEVDILLTWLPVEEPDLTVGPTVFRDPRLLAVAADHELAERPSVSLEDISYFRHSGLPRSFPRYWEESFVPFHTSRGHTIERGPLVTNNDELFHLVSVGETVNLMAGHMPRYFARPDISWLPITDLSPLAFGLVWRTEMENDLIRAFARVVADLGTLHNRF; from the coding sequence ATGGAGCTCCGCGAGATCGAGATCTTCCTGACGCTGGCCGACGAGCTGCACTTCGGCCGCACCGCCGAGCGGCTGCGCCTGACCCCCGCCCGGGTCACTCAGGCCATCAAGAAGCAGGAACGCCAGATCGGCGCCCTGCTGTTCGAGCGGACCAGCCGCACGGTACGCCTGACGCCGATCGGCGAACAGTTGCGCAATGACCTCTGGCCCCTGTACGCAGGGCTGCACGACAGCGTGCAACGGGCGAAAATCGCCGCCCAGGGCAAGACCGCCCAGCTCCGGATCGGCCTGATCCCGGCCAACGGCCACGACCTGCGTCCCTACTGGGCGGCCTTCCGCACCCACCACCCGCACTGCGACCTGCAGCTCCGCCACAACCCCTTCGTCGACCCCTTCGGCAGGCTGCGGCGCGGCGAGGTCGACATCCTGCTCACCTGGCTGCCCGTCGAGGAGCCCGATCTCACGGTCGGCCCGACCGTGTTCCGGGACCCTCGGCTGCTGGCCGTCGCCGCCGACCACGAACTGGCCGAACGACCGTCGGTCTCATTGGAGGACATCTCCTACTTCCGGCACTCCGGGCTCCCCAGATCCTTTCCGCGTTACTGGGAGGAGAGCTTCGTCCCCTTCCACACCTCGCGCGGCCACACGATCGAACGGGGCCCGCTGGTGACGAACAACGACGAGCTCTTCCACCTCGTCAGCGTCGGGGAGACCGTCAACCTCATGGCCGGGCACATGCCGCGCTACTTCGCCCGTCCCGACATCAGCTGGCTTCCCATCACCGACCTGTCGCCGCTGGCCTTCGGCCTGGTGTGGCGTACGGAGATGGAGAACGACCTCATCCGGGCCTTCGCCCGGGTCGTCGCCGACCTCGGCACGCTGCACAACCGCTTCTGA